The following are encoded in a window of Struthio camelus isolate bStrCam1 chromosome Z, bStrCam1.hap1, whole genome shotgun sequence genomic DNA:
- the LOC138064597 gene encoding tropomyosin beta chain isoform X10, translating into MEAIKKKMQMLKLDKENAIDRAEQAEADKKQAEDRCKQLEEEQQGLQKKLKGTEDEVEKYSESVKEAQEKLEQAEKKATDAEAEVASLNRRIQLVEEELDRAQERLATALQKLEEAEKAADESERGMKVIENRAMKDEEKMELQEMQLKEAKHIAEEADRKYEEVARKLVVLEGELERSEERAEVAESKCGDLEEELKIVTNNLKSLEAQADKYSTKEDKYEEEIKLLGEKLKEAETRAEFAERSVAKLEKTIDDLEDEVYAQKMKYKAISEELDNALNDITSL; encoded by the exons atgGAGGCCATCAAGAAGAAGATGCAGATGCTGAAACTGGACAAGGAGAACGCCATCGACCGCGCCGAGCAGGCGGAGGCTGACAAGAAGCAGGCGGAGGACCGCTGCAAACAG CTGGAGGAGgaacagcagggcctgcagaagaaGCTGAAGGGCACGGAGGATGAGGTGGAGAAGTACTCCGAGTCCGTCaaggaggcacaggagaagctggAACAGGCGGAGAAGAAAGCTACAGAC GCCGAGGCCGAAGTGGCTTCTCTGAACCGCCGCATCCAGctggtggaggaggagctggaccgAGCCCAGGAGCGCCTGGCCACCGCCctgcagaagctggaggaggcCGAGAAGGCGGCTGATGAGAGCGAGAG aggcatgaaGGTCATCGAAAACAGGGCCATGAAGGACGAGGAGAAGAtggagctccaggaaatgcagctGAAGGAGGCGAAGCACATAGCCGAAGAGGCCGACCGCAAATACGAGGAG GTGGCCCGCAAGCTGGTTGTCCTTGAGGGAGAGCTGGAGCGCTCGGAGGAGCGGGCAGAGGTTGCGGAGAG TAAATGTGGTGACCTAGAGGAAGAGCTGAAAATTGTCACCAACAACTTGAAGTCCCTGGAGGCCCAAGCTGACAAG TATTCCACCAAGGAGGACAAGTACGAGGAGGAAATCAAGCTTCTAGGGGAAAAACTGAAGGAG GCTGAGACCCGAGCAGAGTTTGCCGAGCGGTCTGTGGCGAAGCTGGAGAAAACCATCGATGATTTAGAAG ACGAGGTGTATGCGCAGAAGATGAAGTACAAAGCCATCAGCGAGGAGCTGGACAATGCGCTTAACGACATCACCTCCCTCTGA
- the LOC138064597 gene encoding tropomyosin beta chain isoform X4, translating into MAGISSIDAVKKKIQSLQQVADEAEERAEHLQREADAERQARERAEAEVASLNRRIQLVEEELDRAQERLATALQKLEEAEKAADESERGMKVIENRAMKDEEKMELQEMQLKEAKHIAEEADRKYEEVARKLVVLEGELERSEERAEVAESKCGDLEEELKIVTNNLKSLEAQADKYSTKEDKYEEEIKLLGEKLKEAETRAEFAERSVAKLEKTIDDLEDEVYAQKMKYKAISEELDNALNDITSL; encoded by the exons ATGGCCGGCATCAGCTCCATCGACGCCGTGAAGAAGAAGATCCAGAGCCTGCAGCAGGTGGCCGACGAGGCGGAGGAGCGCGccgagcacctgcagcgggaGGCCGATGCCGAGCGGCAGGCCCGCGAGCGG GCCGAGGCCGAAGTGGCTTCTCTGAACCGCCGCATCCAGctggtggaggaggagctggaccgAGCCCAGGAGCGCCTGGCCACCGCCctgcagaagctggaggaggcCGAGAAGGCGGCTGATGAGAGCGAGAG aggcatgaaGGTCATCGAAAACAGGGCCATGAAGGACGAGGAGAAGAtggagctccaggaaatgcagctGAAGGAGGCGAAGCACATAGCCGAAGAGGCCGACCGCAAATACGAGGAG GTGGCCCGCAAGCTGGTTGTCCTTGAGGGAGAGCTGGAGCGCTCGGAGGAGCGGGCAGAGGTTGCGGAGAG TAAATGTGGTGACCTAGAGGAAGAGCTGAAAATTGTCACCAACAACTTGAAGTCCCTGGAGGCCCAAGCTGACAAG TATTCCACCAAGGAGGACAAGTACGAGGAGGAAATCAAGCTTCTAGGGGAAAAACTGAAGGAG GCTGAGACCCGAGCAGAGTTTGCCGAGCGGTCTGTGGCGAAGCTGGAGAAAACCATCGATGATTTAGAAG ACGAGGTGTATGCGCAGAAGATGAAGTACAAAGCCATCAGCGAGGAGCTGGACAATGCGCTTAACGACATCACCTCCCTCTGA
- the LOC138064597 gene encoding tropomyosin alpha-3 chain isoform X2, which translates to MAGISSIDAVKKKIQSLQQVADEAEERAEHLQREADAERQARERAEAEVASLNRRIQLVEEELDRAQERLATALQKLEEAEKAADESERGMKVIENRAMKDEEKMELQEMQLKEAKHIAEEADRKYEEVARKLVVLEGELERSEERAEVAESRVRQLEEELRTMDQTLKSLMASEEEYSTKEDKYEEEIKLLGEKLKEAETRAEFAERSVAKLEKTIDDLEDEVYAQKMKYKAISEELDNALNDITSL; encoded by the exons ATGGCCGGCATCAGCTCCATCGACGCCGTGAAGAAGAAGATCCAGAGCCTGCAGCAGGTGGCCGACGAGGCGGAGGAGCGCGccgagcacctgcagcgggaGGCCGATGCCGAGCGGCAGGCCCGCGAGCGG GCCGAGGCCGAAGTGGCTTCTCTGAACCGCCGCATCCAGctggtggaggaggagctggaccgAGCCCAGGAGCGCCTGGCCACCGCCctgcagaagctggaggaggcCGAGAAGGCGGCTGATGAGAGCGAGAG aggcatgaaGGTCATCGAAAACAGGGCCATGAAGGACGAGGAGAAGAtggagctccaggaaatgcagctGAAGGAGGCGAAGCACATAGCCGAAGAGGCCGACCGCAAATACGAGGAG GTGGCCCGCAAGCTGGTTGTCCTTGAGGGAGAGCTGGAGCGCTCGGAGGAGCGGGCAGAGGTTGCGGAGAG CCGAGTGAGGCAGTTGGAAGAAGAGCTGCGGACCATGGACCAGACTCTCAAATCCCTCATGGCCTCAGAGGAAGAG TATTCCACCAAGGAGGACAAGTACGAGGAGGAAATCAAGCTTCTAGGGGAAAAACTGAAGGAG GCTGAGACCCGAGCAGAGTTTGCCGAGCGGTCTGTGGCGAAGCTGGAGAAAACCATCGATGATTTAGAAG ACGAGGTGTATGCGCAGAAGATGAAGTACAAAGCCATCAGCGAGGAGCTGGACAATGCGCTTAACGACATCACCTCCCTCTGA
- the LOC138064597 gene encoding tropomyosin beta chain isoform X8: protein MEAIKKKMQMLKLDKENAIDRAEQAEADKKQAEDRCKQLEEEQQGLQKKLKGTEDEVEKYSESVKEAQEKLEQAEKKATDAEAEVASLNRRIQLVEEELDRAQERLATALQKLEEAEKAADESERGMKVIENRAMKDEEKMELQEMQLKEAKHIAEEADRKYEEVARKLVVLEGELERSEERAEVAESRVRQLEEELRTMDQTLKSLMASEEEYSTKEDKYEEEIKLLGEKLKEAETRAEFAERSVAKLEKTIDDLEDEVYAQKMKYKAISEELDNALNDITSL from the exons atgGAGGCCATCAAGAAGAAGATGCAGATGCTGAAACTGGACAAGGAGAACGCCATCGACCGCGCCGAGCAGGCGGAGGCTGACAAGAAGCAGGCGGAGGACCGCTGCAAACAG CTGGAGGAGgaacagcagggcctgcagaagaaGCTGAAGGGCACGGAGGATGAGGTGGAGAAGTACTCCGAGTCCGTCaaggaggcacaggagaagctggAACAGGCGGAGAAGAAAGCTACAGAC GCCGAGGCCGAAGTGGCTTCTCTGAACCGCCGCATCCAGctggtggaggaggagctggaccgAGCCCAGGAGCGCCTGGCCACCGCCctgcagaagctggaggaggcCGAGAAGGCGGCTGATGAGAGCGAGAG aggcatgaaGGTCATCGAAAACAGGGCCATGAAGGACGAGGAGAAGAtggagctccaggaaatgcagctGAAGGAGGCGAAGCACATAGCCGAAGAGGCCGACCGCAAATACGAGGAG GTGGCCCGCAAGCTGGTTGTCCTTGAGGGAGAGCTGGAGCGCTCGGAGGAGCGGGCAGAGGTTGCGGAGAG CCGAGTGAGGCAGTTGGAAGAAGAGCTGCGGACCATGGACCAGACTCTCAAATCCCTCATGGCCTCAGAGGAAGAG TATTCCACCAAGGAGGACAAGTACGAGGAGGAAATCAAGCTTCTAGGGGAAAAACTGAAGGAG GCTGAGACCCGAGCAGAGTTTGCCGAGCGGTCTGTGGCGAAGCTGGAGAAAACCATCGATGATTTAGAAG ACGAGGTGTATGCGCAGAAGATGAAGTACAAAGCCATCAGCGAGGAGCTGGACAATGCGCTTAACGACATCACCTCCCTCTGA
- the LOC138064597 gene encoding tropomyosin beta chain isoform X7, with the protein MEAIKKKMQMLKLDKENAIDRAEQAEADKKQAEDRCKQLEEEQQGLQKKLKGTEDEVEKYSESVKEAQEKLEQAEKKATDAEAEVASLNRRIQLVEEELDRAQERLATALQKLEEAEKAADESERGMKVIENRAMKDEEKMELQEMQLKEAKHIAEEADRKYEEVARKLVVLEGELERSEERAEVAESRVRQLEEELRTMDQTLKSLMASEEEYSTKEDKYEEEIKLLGEKLKEAETRAEFAERSVAKLEKTIDDLEESLASAKEENVGIHQVLDQTLLELNNL; encoded by the exons atgGAGGCCATCAAGAAGAAGATGCAGATGCTGAAACTGGACAAGGAGAACGCCATCGACCGCGCCGAGCAGGCGGAGGCTGACAAGAAGCAGGCGGAGGACCGCTGCAAACAG CTGGAGGAGgaacagcagggcctgcagaagaaGCTGAAGGGCACGGAGGATGAGGTGGAGAAGTACTCCGAGTCCGTCaaggaggcacaggagaagctggAACAGGCGGAGAAGAAAGCTACAGAC GCCGAGGCCGAAGTGGCTTCTCTGAACCGCCGCATCCAGctggtggaggaggagctggaccgAGCCCAGGAGCGCCTGGCCACCGCCctgcagaagctggaggaggcCGAGAAGGCGGCTGATGAGAGCGAGAG aggcatgaaGGTCATCGAAAACAGGGCCATGAAGGACGAGGAGAAGAtggagctccaggaaatgcagctGAAGGAGGCGAAGCACATAGCCGAAGAGGCCGACCGCAAATACGAGGAG GTGGCCCGCAAGCTGGTTGTCCTTGAGGGAGAGCTGGAGCGCTCGGAGGAGCGGGCAGAGGTTGCGGAGAG CCGAGTGAGGCAGTTGGAAGAAGAGCTGCGGACCATGGACCAGACTCTCAAATCCCTCATGGCCTCAGAGGAAGAG TATTCCACCAAGGAGGACAAGTACGAGGAGGAAATCAAGCTTCTAGGGGAAAAACTGAAGGAG GCTGAGACCCGAGCAGAGTTTGCCGAGCGGTCTGTGGCGAAGCTGGAGAAAACCATCGATGATTTAGAAG
- the LOC138064597 gene encoding tropomyosin beta chain isoform X11, giving the protein MEAIKKKMQMLKLDKENAIDRAEQAEADKKQAEDRCKQLEEEQQGLQKKLKGTEDEVEKYSESVKEAQEKLEQAEKKATDAEAEVASLNRRIQLVEEELDRAQERLATALQKLEEAEKAADESERGMKVIENRAMKDEEKMELQEMQLKEAKHIAEEADRKYEEVARKLVVLEGELERSEERAEVAESRVRQLEEELRTMDQTLKSLMASEEEYSTKEDKYEEEIKLLGEKLKEAETRAEFAERSVAKLEKTIDDLEERSRQEAEKNRVLTNELRVILTELNN; this is encoded by the exons atgGAGGCCATCAAGAAGAAGATGCAGATGCTGAAACTGGACAAGGAGAACGCCATCGACCGCGCCGAGCAGGCGGAGGCTGACAAGAAGCAGGCGGAGGACCGCTGCAAACAG CTGGAGGAGgaacagcagggcctgcagaagaaGCTGAAGGGCACGGAGGATGAGGTGGAGAAGTACTCCGAGTCCGTCaaggaggcacaggagaagctggAACAGGCGGAGAAGAAAGCTACAGAC GCCGAGGCCGAAGTGGCTTCTCTGAACCGCCGCATCCAGctggtggaggaggagctggaccgAGCCCAGGAGCGCCTGGCCACCGCCctgcagaagctggaggaggcCGAGAAGGCGGCTGATGAGAGCGAGAG aggcatgaaGGTCATCGAAAACAGGGCCATGAAGGACGAGGAGAAGAtggagctccaggaaatgcagctGAAGGAGGCGAAGCACATAGCCGAAGAGGCCGACCGCAAATACGAGGAG GTGGCCCGCAAGCTGGTTGTCCTTGAGGGAGAGCTGGAGCGCTCGGAGGAGCGGGCAGAGGTTGCGGAGAG CCGAGTGAGGCAGTTGGAAGAAGAGCTGCGGACCATGGACCAGACTCTCAAATCCCTCATGGCCTCAGAGGAAGAG TATTCCACCAAGGAGGACAAGTACGAGGAGGAAATCAAGCTTCTAGGGGAAAAACTGAAGGAG GCTGAGACCCGAGCAGAGTTTGCCGAGCGGTCTGTGGCGAAGCTGGAGAAAACCATCGATGATTTAGAAG
- the LOC138064597 gene encoding tropomyosin beta chain isoform X12, which yields MEAIKKKMQMLKLDKENAIDRAEQAEADKKQAEDRCKQLEEEQQGLQKKLKGTEDEVEKYSESVKEAQEKLEQAEKKATDAEAEVASLNRRIQLVEEELDRAQERLATALQKLEEAEKAADESERGMKVIENRAMKDEEKMELQEMQLKEAKHIAEEADRKYEEVARKLVVLEGELERSEERAEVAESKCGDLEEELKIVTNNLKSLEAQADKYSTKEDKYEEEIKLLGEKLKEAETRAEFAERSVAKLEKTIDDLEERSRQEAEKNRVLTNELRVILTELNN from the exons atgGAGGCCATCAAGAAGAAGATGCAGATGCTGAAACTGGACAAGGAGAACGCCATCGACCGCGCCGAGCAGGCGGAGGCTGACAAGAAGCAGGCGGAGGACCGCTGCAAACAG CTGGAGGAGgaacagcagggcctgcagaagaaGCTGAAGGGCACGGAGGATGAGGTGGAGAAGTACTCCGAGTCCGTCaaggaggcacaggagaagctggAACAGGCGGAGAAGAAAGCTACAGAC GCCGAGGCCGAAGTGGCTTCTCTGAACCGCCGCATCCAGctggtggaggaggagctggaccgAGCCCAGGAGCGCCTGGCCACCGCCctgcagaagctggaggaggcCGAGAAGGCGGCTGATGAGAGCGAGAG aggcatgaaGGTCATCGAAAACAGGGCCATGAAGGACGAGGAGAAGAtggagctccaggaaatgcagctGAAGGAGGCGAAGCACATAGCCGAAGAGGCCGACCGCAAATACGAGGAG GTGGCCCGCAAGCTGGTTGTCCTTGAGGGAGAGCTGGAGCGCTCGGAGGAGCGGGCAGAGGTTGCGGAGAG TAAATGTGGTGACCTAGAGGAAGAGCTGAAAATTGTCACCAACAACTTGAAGTCCCTGGAGGCCCAAGCTGACAAG TATTCCACCAAGGAGGACAAGTACGAGGAGGAAATCAAGCTTCTAGGGGAAAAACTGAAGGAG GCTGAGACCCGAGCAGAGTTTGCCGAGCGGTCTGTGGCGAAGCTGGAGAAAACCATCGATGATTTAGAAG
- the LOC138064597 gene encoding tropomyosin beta chain isoform X9, producing the protein MEAIKKKMQMLKLDKENAIDRAEQAEADKKQAEDRCKQLEEEQQGLQKKLKGTEDEVEKYSESVKEAQEKLEQAEKKATDAEAEVASLNRRIQLVEEELDRAQERLATALQKLEEAEKAADESERGMKVIENRAMKDEEKMELQEMQLKEAKHIAEEADRKYEEVARKLVVLEGELERSEERAEVAESKCGDLEEELKIVTNNLKSLEAQADKYSTKEDKYEEEIKLLGEKLKEAETRAEFAERSVAKLEKTIDDLEESLASAKEENVGIHQVLDQTLLELNNL; encoded by the exons atgGAGGCCATCAAGAAGAAGATGCAGATGCTGAAACTGGACAAGGAGAACGCCATCGACCGCGCCGAGCAGGCGGAGGCTGACAAGAAGCAGGCGGAGGACCGCTGCAAACAG CTGGAGGAGgaacagcagggcctgcagaagaaGCTGAAGGGCACGGAGGATGAGGTGGAGAAGTACTCCGAGTCCGTCaaggaggcacaggagaagctggAACAGGCGGAGAAGAAAGCTACAGAC GCCGAGGCCGAAGTGGCTTCTCTGAACCGCCGCATCCAGctggtggaggaggagctggaccgAGCCCAGGAGCGCCTGGCCACCGCCctgcagaagctggaggaggcCGAGAAGGCGGCTGATGAGAGCGAGAG aggcatgaaGGTCATCGAAAACAGGGCCATGAAGGACGAGGAGAAGAtggagctccaggaaatgcagctGAAGGAGGCGAAGCACATAGCCGAAGAGGCCGACCGCAAATACGAGGAG GTGGCCCGCAAGCTGGTTGTCCTTGAGGGAGAGCTGGAGCGCTCGGAGGAGCGGGCAGAGGTTGCGGAGAG TAAATGTGGTGACCTAGAGGAAGAGCTGAAAATTGTCACCAACAACTTGAAGTCCCTGGAGGCCCAAGCTGACAAG TATTCCACCAAGGAGGACAAGTACGAGGAGGAAATCAAGCTTCTAGGGGAAAAACTGAAGGAG GCTGAGACCCGAGCAGAGTTTGCCGAGCGGTCTGTGGCGAAGCTGGAGAAAACCATCGATGATTTAGAAG